Proteins co-encoded in one Setaria viridis chromosome 9, Setaria_viridis_v4.0, whole genome shotgun sequence genomic window:
- the LOC117836066 gene encoding putative clathrin assembly protein At2g25430: protein MSSSTIRKALGAVKDQTSIGLAKVTSNIAPELDVLIVKATSHDDEPAEERHIREILHLTSGSRAHVAAAVVGCSRRLSRTRDYVVALKSLMLVHRLLVDGDPSFHRELLHATRRGTRLLNLSDFRDEAHSGSWDHSAFVRTYALYLDQRLEFFLHERKQGSNAGSSANGPSPRDRWGSPDPYGRRSPSYSSPPGYGGYDDYRERNGGNNDDKRPPTPVRDMKPERVLARMHHLQQLLDRFLACRPTGGAKHSRMVLVALYQIVRESFQLYADICEVLAVLLDRFFDMEYAECVKAFEAYASAAKQIDELCAFYAWCKDTGVARSSEYPEVQRVTDKLLETLEEFMRDRAKRPKSPPREPEPEPVKEEPEPDMNEIKALPAPEDFKVPEPEKVEEEVKPEPPPQPQGDLVDLREDTVSADEQGNRLALALFQGPPAAGGSNGSWEAFPSNGGNEVTSAWQNPAAEPGKADWELALVETASNLSKQKPAMSGGMDPLLLNGMYDQGAVRQHVSQQVTTGSASSVALPAPGQKTQVLALPAPDGSMQTVGGDPFAASLTIPPPSYVQMADLEKKQQFLTQEQMMWQQYQRDGMQGQSSLNKLDRAYNNGFAPNPAMPYGMPAVYNTNPMPMGYTGNPGYYYPTY, encoded by the coding sequence ATGTCATCGAGCACGATCCGGAAGGCGCTGGGGGCGGTCAAGGACCAGACCAGCATCGGCCTGGCTAAGGTCACCAGCAACATCGCGCCGGAGCTCGACGTGCTCATCGTCAAGGCCACCAGCCACGACGACGAGCCAGCCGAGGAGCGCCACATCCGCGAGATCCTCCACCTCACCTCCGGATCCCGCGCCCACGTCGCCGCGGCCGTGGTGGGATGCTCCCGCAGGCTCTCGCGCACCCGTGACTACGTGGTGGCGCTCAAGTCGCTCATGCTAGTGCACCGCCTCCTGGTCGACGGCGACCCGTCCTTCCACCGCGAGCTCCTCCACGCCACGAGGCGTGGCACCCGCCTGCTGAACCTCTCCGACTTCCGCGACGAGGCGCACTCCGGATCATGGGATCACTCTGCCTTTGTGCGCACCTACGCACTCTACCTCGACCAGCGCCTCGAGTTCTTCCTCCATGAGCGCAAGCAGGGATCAAATGCTGGCAGCAGTGCTAATGGTCCATCGCCCCGTGACCGTTGGGGTTCGCCTGATCCCTATGGCCGCAGATCGCCTTCCTACTCGTCACCTCCTGGGTACGGTGGATATGATGATTACCGTGAGAGGAATGGTGGCAACAACGATGACAAGAGGCCACCGACCCCAGTGAGGGACATGAAGCCAGAGCGGGTACTTGCCCGCATGCACCACCTGCAGCAGCTGCTTGACAGGTTCCTTGCTTGCCGCCCCACTGGCGGGGCAAAGCACAGCAGGATGGTGCTGGTTGCATTGTACCAGATTGTGAGAGAGAGCTTCCAGCTCTATGCCGATATCTGTGAGGTGCTGGCAGTGCTGCTGGACAGGTTCTTTGACATGGAATATGCTGAGTGCGTGAAGGCTTTTGAGGCATATGCTAGTGCTGCGAAGCAGATTGATGAGCTCTGTGCATTCTATGCATGGTGTAAAGATACTGGAGTTGCGAGGTCATCAGAGTACCCAGAGGTGCAGCGTGTCACTGATAAGCTGCTGGAGACACTAGAGGAATTTATGAGGGACCGGGCGAAGCGGCCAAAGAGCCCACCACGGGAGCCTGAGCCTGAGCCTGTCAAGGAAGAACCTGAGCCAGATATGAACGAAATCAAAGCGCTTCCAGCACCTGAGGATTTTAAGGTGCCTGAACCTGAGAAGGTTGAGGAAGAGGTGAAGCCAGAGCCACCCCCGCAGCCACAGGGTGACTTGGTGGATCTCAGAGAAGATACTGTAAGTGCAGATGAACAAGGTAACAGGCTTGCTTTGGCTCTCTTCCAGGGACCTCCCGCTGCTGGTGGAAGCAATGGTTCGTGGGAGGCGTTCCCTTCCAATGGTGGCAACGAGGTGACTTCGGCATGGCAGAATCCTGCAGCTGAGCCTGGGAAGGCTGATTGGGAGCTCGCCCTTGTGGAGACAGCAAGCAACTTGTCCAAGCAGAAGCCTGCAATGTCAGGTGGTATGGACCCACTGTTGCTGAATGGTATGTATGATCAGGGTGCTGTGCGCCAGCATGTCAGTCAACAGGTGACCACTGGGAGTGCCAGCAGCGTCGCGCTGCCTGCTCCTGGACAGAAAACTCAGGTCCTGGCTCTGCCTGCACCAGATGGTTCGATGCAGACTGTTGGTGGTGACCCCTTCGCGGCATCCCTCACCATCCCACCACCATCATACGTGCAGATGGCGGACTTAGAAAAGAAGCAGCAGTTCTTGACACAGGAGCAGATGATGTGGCAGCAGTACCAGAGGGACGGCATGCAAGGGCAATCGAGCCTGAACAAGCTCGACCGGGCTTACAACAACGGGTTCGCCCCCAACCCGGCCATGCCCTACGGGATGCCTGCGGTGTACAACACGAACCCCATGCCGATGGGGTACACTGGGAACCCTGGGTATTATTACCCCACTTACTGA
- the LOC117836067 gene encoding uncharacterized protein isoform X1: MSRLATGLHRLRRSSSSPWEVLWSALASCGLVIFSQLAVAMVPRLFPSLSLLAMLPIAGLVFLAAIVLGRLWRRFIGVAASAPLFVLFNILLLWGVYVFVIRRDTSSLLDMLLNAECALLLWGLYRILSGDPGIVACDSSYLEEAGCKDFVEAIYPSEKLPMLSRVRQCNWCKATIRGYDHHCPAFGTCIGQKNHRLFMALLTGFVVAESTYTMCSTKYITRCINSGTLRSENPVSLNLVISTMLFSILQVVWQVVFLMWHIYCICFNIKTDEWINWKKYPEFQMREQPQSDLEVKFVNPYDKGMLCNIREFLKPK; encoded by the exons ATGAGCAGGCTGGCGACGGGGCTCCACCGGCTTcggaggtcgtcgtcgtcgccgtgggAGGTGCTGTGGTCCGCGCTCGCGTCATGCGGCCTCGTGATCTTCTCGCAGCTCGCCGTGGCGATGGTGCCGCGGCTATTCCCCTCCCTCTCGCTCCTCGCCATGCTCCCCATCGCGG GCCTGGTGTTCCTCGCGGCTATCGTGCTGGGCCGGCTGTGGAGGAGGTTCATCggggtggcggcgtcggcgccgctcTTCGTGCTCTTCAACATCCTCCTCCTGTGGGGCGTCTACGTCTTCGTCATCAGGAGAG ACACTTCTTCTCTGCTGGACATGCTACTAAATGCGGAATGTGCACTGCTTCTGTGGGGCCTTTACAG AATTTTATCTGGTGATCCTGGTATTGTTGCTTGTGATTCGTCATATTTAGAGGAAGCTGGCTGCAAGGATTTTGTGGAAGCTATTTACCCGAGTGAG AAGCTCCCAATGCTCTCTCGTGTCAGGCAGTGTAACTGGTGCAAAGCAACCATTAGGGGCTATGACCATCATTGCCCTGCGTTTGGTACTTGCATAG GACAGAAGAATCATCGGCTGTTTATGGCCCTTTTGACAGGATTTGTTGTTGCTGAATCAACATATACAATGTGCTCAACAAAAT ATATTACCAGATGCATTAATTCAGGAACTCTAAGATCGGAG AATCCTGTATCTCTAAACCTGGTAATCAGTACGATGCTCTTCTCTATCCTCCAGGTGGTCTGGCAG GTTGTGTTCTTGATGTGGCACATATATTGCATCTGCTTCAACATCAAGACAGATGAGTGG ATAAACTGGAAGAAATATCCTGAATTCCAGATGAGGGAACAGCCTCAATCAG ATTTGGAAGTCAAATTTGTAAATCCGTATGACAAAGGCATGCTCTGTAACATTAGAGAATTTCTGAAGCCGAAATGA
- the LOC117836067 gene encoding uncharacterized protein isoform X2 produces the protein MSRLATGLHRLRRSSSSPWEVLWSALASCGLVIFSQLAVAMVPRLFPSLSLLAMLPIAGLVFLAAIVLGRLWRRFIGVAASAPLFVLFNILLLWGVYVFVIRRDTSSLLDMLLNAECALLLWGLYRILSGDPGIVACDSSYLEEAGCKDFVEAIYPSELPMLSRVRQCNWCKATIRGYDHHCPAFGTCIGQKNHRLFMALLTGFVVAESTYTMCSTKYITRCINSGTLRSENPVSLNLVISTMLFSILQVVWQVVFLMWHIYCICFNIKTDEWINWKKYPEFQMREQPQSDLEVKFVNPYDKGMLCNIREFLKPK, from the exons ATGAGCAGGCTGGCGACGGGGCTCCACCGGCTTcggaggtcgtcgtcgtcgccgtgggAGGTGCTGTGGTCCGCGCTCGCGTCATGCGGCCTCGTGATCTTCTCGCAGCTCGCCGTGGCGATGGTGCCGCGGCTATTCCCCTCCCTCTCGCTCCTCGCCATGCTCCCCATCGCGG GCCTGGTGTTCCTCGCGGCTATCGTGCTGGGCCGGCTGTGGAGGAGGTTCATCggggtggcggcgtcggcgccgctcTTCGTGCTCTTCAACATCCTCCTCCTGTGGGGCGTCTACGTCTTCGTCATCAGGAGAG ACACTTCTTCTCTGCTGGACATGCTACTAAATGCGGAATGTGCACTGCTTCTGTGGGGCCTTTACAG AATTTTATCTGGTGATCCTGGTATTGTTGCTTGTGATTCGTCATATTTAGAGGAAGCTGGCTGCAAGGATTTTGTGGAAGCTATTTACCCGAGTGAG CTCCCAATGCTCTCTCGTGTCAGGCAGTGTAACTGGTGCAAAGCAACCATTAGGGGCTATGACCATCATTGCCCTGCGTTTGGTACTTGCATAG GACAGAAGAATCATCGGCTGTTTATGGCCCTTTTGACAGGATTTGTTGTTGCTGAATCAACATATACAATGTGCTCAACAAAAT ATATTACCAGATGCATTAATTCAGGAACTCTAAGATCGGAG AATCCTGTATCTCTAAACCTGGTAATCAGTACGATGCTCTTCTCTATCCTCCAGGTGGTCTGGCAG GTTGTGTTCTTGATGTGGCACATATATTGCATCTGCTTCAACATCAAGACAGATGAGTGG ATAAACTGGAAGAAATATCCTGAATTCCAGATGAGGGAACAGCCTCAATCAG ATTTGGAAGTCAAATTTGTAAATCCGTATGACAAAGGCATGCTCTGTAACATTAGAGAATTTCTGAAGCCGAAATGA
- the LOC117836067 gene encoding uncharacterized protein isoform X3, with amino-acid sequence MSRLATGLHRLRRSSSSPWEVLWSALASCGLVIFSQLAVAMVPRLFPSLSLLAMLPIAGLVFLAAIVLGRLWRRFIGVAASAPLFVLFNILLLWGVYVFVIRRDTSSLLDMLLNAECALLLWGLYRILSGDPGIVACDSSYLEEAGCKDFVEAIYPSEKLPMLSRVRQCNWCKATIRGYDHHCPAFGTCIGQKNHRLFMALLTGFVVAESTYTMCSTKYITRCINSGTLRSENPVSLNLVISTMLFSILQVVWQVVFLMWHIYCICFNIKTDEWVISNFPCFGLFLHQLQVVFSLAVSCS; translated from the exons ATGAGCAGGCTGGCGACGGGGCTCCACCGGCTTcggaggtcgtcgtcgtcgccgtgggAGGTGCTGTGGTCCGCGCTCGCGTCATGCGGCCTCGTGATCTTCTCGCAGCTCGCCGTGGCGATGGTGCCGCGGCTATTCCCCTCCCTCTCGCTCCTCGCCATGCTCCCCATCGCGG GCCTGGTGTTCCTCGCGGCTATCGTGCTGGGCCGGCTGTGGAGGAGGTTCATCggggtggcggcgtcggcgccgctcTTCGTGCTCTTCAACATCCTCCTCCTGTGGGGCGTCTACGTCTTCGTCATCAGGAGAG ACACTTCTTCTCTGCTGGACATGCTACTAAATGCGGAATGTGCACTGCTTCTGTGGGGCCTTTACAG AATTTTATCTGGTGATCCTGGTATTGTTGCTTGTGATTCGTCATATTTAGAGGAAGCTGGCTGCAAGGATTTTGTGGAAGCTATTTACCCGAGTGAG AAGCTCCCAATGCTCTCTCGTGTCAGGCAGTGTAACTGGTGCAAAGCAACCATTAGGGGCTATGACCATCATTGCCCTGCGTTTGGTACTTGCATAG GACAGAAGAATCATCGGCTGTTTATGGCCCTTTTGACAGGATTTGTTGTTGCTGAATCAACATATACAATGTGCTCAACAAAAT ATATTACCAGATGCATTAATTCAGGAACTCTAAGATCGGAG AATCCTGTATCTCTAAACCTGGTAATCAGTACGATGCTCTTCTCTATCCTCCAGGTGGTCTGGCAG GTTGTGTTCTTGATGTGGCACATATATTGCATCTGCTTCAACATCAAGACAGATGAGTGGGTAATTTCAAATTTCCCATGCTTTGGACTCTTTCTTCATCAATTGCAGGTCGTCTTCTCGTTAGCTGTTTCTTGTAGCTAA
- the LOC117840956 gene encoding E3 ubiquitin-protein ligase XB3 has translation MGHGASCGRPSEEVDFFGAAQSGDLDRLAAALRSRPSLLARSTLFDRLSALHIAAAHGHLQVVSLALDLCVHPDVVNRHKQTALMLAAMHGKTDCVRRLLDAGANIVMFDSSHGRTCLHYAAYYGHADCLRTILSAAKSAPVSESWGFARFVNVRDDTGATPLHLAARQGWRRCVHVLLENGAIVSASSGAFGFPGSTPLHLAARGGNLDCVRQLLSWGADRLQRDSVGRIPYEVAVKRGHVACAALLNPSSAEPLVWPSALKFISELEPNAKSLLEAALMEANRERERRILKGTKNALPSPSRSDDAAIAEASDAEVCSICFEQACSIEVRECGHQMCAACTLALCCHAKPNPATQSQLLPTCPFCRGGIAALVVATRAPAGGDDEEGSRLESPRHRRSRRAMNLSGDAGSTSSLMGSIASSIGKMGRRRTDSSEQVDDKP, from the exons atggggcaCGGCGCCAGCTGCGGCCGCCCCAGCGAGGAGGTCGACTTCTTCGGCGCCGCGCAGTCGGGCGACCTCGaccgcctggccgccgccctccgctccCGCCCGTCGCTGCTCGCCCGCAGCACGCTCTTCGACCGCCTCTCCGCGCTGCATATCGCCGCCGCGCACGGCCACCTCCAG GTGGTCTCGCTGGCATTGGATCTTTGCGTGCACCCGGACGTCGTTAACCGCCACAAGCAG ACGGCGCTGATGCTTGCGGCGATGCACGGGAAGACGGACTGCGTCCGGCGGCTGCTCGACGCCGGCGCCAAT ATCGTGATGTTCGATTCGTCGCACGGGCGGACGTGCCTGCACTACGCGGCGTACTACGGCCACGCCGACTGCCTCCGGACCATCCTCTCGGCGGCCAAGTCGGCGCCGGTGTCGGAATCCTG GGGGTTCGCGCGCTTCGTGAACGTGCGGGACGACACCGGGGCGACGCCGCTGCACCTCGCGGCGAGGCAGGGCTGGCGGCGCTGCGTCCACGTCCTGCTCGAGAACGGCGCCATCGTGTCCGCCTCCAGTGGCGCCTTCGG ATTCCCCGGGAGCACGCCGCTGCATttggccgcgcgcggcggcaacCTCGACTGCGTCCGGCAACTCCTCTCCTGGGGCGCCGACCGCCTCCAGCGAGACTCCGTCGG GAGAATTCCGTACGAGGTTGCCGTGAAGCGAGGGCACGTCGCGTGCGCGGCGCTGCTGAACCCGTCGTCCGCGGAGCCCCTGGTGTGGCCGTCCGCGCTCAAGTTCATCAGCGAGCTCGAACCCAACGCCAAGTCCCTGCTCGAAGCGGCGCTGATGGAGGCCAatagggagagggagaggaggatcCTGAAGGGGACCAAGAACGcattgccgtcgccgtcgcgttcCGATGACGCCGCCATAGCTGAG GCTAGCGACGCGGAGGTGTGCAGCATCTGCTTCGAGCAGGCGTGCAGCATCGAGGTCCGGGAGTGCGGGCACCAGATGTGCGCGGCGTGCACGCTGGCGCTGTGCTGCCACGCCAAGCCCAACCCGGCGACGCAGTCCCAGCTGCTGCCGACCTGCCCCTTCTGCCGCGGCGGCATCGCGGCGCTGGTGGTGGCAAcgcgggcgccggccggcggcgacgacgaggaggggaGCAGACTGGAGTCGCCCAGGCACCGGCGGTCGCGCCGGGCCATGAACCTCAGCGGcgacgccggcagcaccagcagccTCATGGGCAGCATCGCCTCGTCCATCGGCAAGATGGGCCGCCGGCGAACGGATAGCAGCGAGCAGGTCGACGACAAGCCGTAG